agagcctgatgggaatgtcagtagctttgcagatatttggtcataaactaaaataCTGGTAAAAATATTTGACCTGCTGTTGCCACtcaaggaaaagtcaggggataacCAAAGTCTTTAGGACACGTTGTCGGGACCATGACtgtaaaatttcatggcaatccatcagttgagatatttcagtatggACCTAAGGTTGACCAACATTGCCAGCCCTAGAGCCATGGCTggtagcatggctaaaaataatttACTGGCAGAGATTATGTAGATGAAAAACGAGCCTGGATTTGATTGAATTACTATGCCCAAATCTAGAATCATAATTTGTCACTGCTGTAGTTTGGATGTAACTGAAccctttaaattaaattagaaaGTGATAAGCTAAATTAACTGCTTGGAAAATAAAGTAATGCTGCCAAATTTTAAATGCCAATGATATTGTTGCTAtaaaaacaatcacacacaggcAGAAGAGTTTGTACAAAATGcacatgtatttttcttatttacgTTACATTTTGCAATGCATGCCAtcaacatttattcattttaacataACGTCCACATGGACAAGTGCAAACCTGCCTGAAATTCATGAGCAGAAAAGAATAAGTAAAAGTTAACATACACAATAAGACATGATACAATGATGTTAACAGTCATAcactggtaaaaacaaaaaaaaacaaaaacaaaaaaaacatcagttatcTTTTCAGATTAATCACAATACTAACTCACAATATACATTTCAGTACTTTGAGAAATTCTTCCCAATTTCTCTGCTCCCGAGCATCTGAAGGCAAACAtcacatatttatataaatcTGGGCCCCTTCAGTTGACCATGTCATTGGTCATCTATTACAATTCTCATAACAAAACTGAACTGTTGCTTTCAACCCCTGCGATTCCCTCTTTCCAAGACTgatattttcacaatttttgaagAGCACAAAATCTAGTAGCAACCTCGcagttaaatacaaaaaaaaacaaacttgtgcAACTTGTGCAATAgccaacaaaacaaattttaaaaatgaacacagtaaaattgtaatattaatatagaAGTGAGGTTGAAAAAGTGGCACTTTGTGAAAAAAGGTAATGTGACCAAAACAGTGGGTGGTGGAAAATGGttaatatgtacagtacattgtgtgACAGCTGACTGTGCTTGATGAGCCTTTGGTGTCTTACTATTACATGGAAGtccaataacaaaacaaaaagtgctTAAGATTGtccttaaaaaaataagaatgcTACTATTTCCATCTTAAACTCAGGCATTGATGTGGCTTTGTATATTTAAGGGGGTGAAGTGGTATAACAAacagacataaataaacataaaaacagtgaaacagttaACATCTGGCTTCAGCGTAGGTGCTGTCCTTTTCTTTAATTCTTTTGTTAAATAGAACCATCTGTCAAGACCTTTTACTTCCTTCAATAAAACTCATCACAGAAGGTATGTCTGGGTCAGCTGAAGCATAACTTGTTTTGATGAGAGCACACAGTGAGTTAAGTTATTTCCCAGGGAAGTGGAAGGCTGCCTCTCCTCTGACACCCAGTTCAAAAGGCTAATTGGGTAAAAAGAGAAACCAGTGTGCGTGCAGCGATGAACTAGCCACAGTGTTAAGCTGAGCCCAGTTCAGTTCTGTCACTTTTAAGGCAGCAGTGCAGTCCTGCGACAAAATCCTTGTGTGTCTTCTCCCACTCCTTTCTCCTGCATCTTCATTCCTCTCACATTCCTTCCGTGGAATCATAAATCAGCACGGAGTAGCGTGTattattcaaacacacacatacgcagagGTATCAAACTACACACAGCCCAGCTCACAGACATCACAGCAGTAGAAGCAGCCAGCAGCAGGCATACAGCATCCATATAGCATGGCCCTGAACCAAGAAGCTGCAGGCTCACTGATTTTCAGCGTCTGCTCCGTGGAGTTTGAATTTGTTCAATCTCTCTCCACCTGTGAAATGTCGTTCAGCACATCAGCTCCTGCTGTATCTCAGGTCGCGTGGGAAAGGGGGGCTCGCTGAAGGAGAAGGTGTCACGGCCTGTCTTCAACTCACCCTGGCCCGGGCACATGAGGTACGACCCGATCAAATCCAGCTCGGGGGAGGGAGCTGGGCTCTCGGGCTCCGACTCCGACTGGCTCATCTCTGGCTCATCCAAAGAGGAGGCCGACCTAGCGTGGAGGTGCGGGTGGGAGTGGGGATGGGGGAGCGAGTTCAGCCAGGGGTGGTTGAGGCCTTCTTCTGCCGTGGCTCTCTtcctgtacacacaaacacaataacacTGTGGATGAGTGGAAATTCCCGAAGAGTTTACATAACCGATGGATTGCCTGGATCTTCCGATTCACTTCACATCAATCCGTTCACTTGCAGACGTCGGCCATATTCTTTTTCAACATTTGGTTTGGAAAACCACAAAAGAAGCACTTTTTGCTCTCAAGATTTTTCCCCCTCCATCTCTCACCGATTACTCAAACACTGAGGAATCTTCCACTTTTTCCAACTCTACCAGTAATCTGCTACAATTAAACGATACTGACTGGAGATTATGGCTCTGGATGTGAGACAGAAGCTGCTGCTACTTTTCATCAACAAATTGTGGTGACATATTAATGCCTCAGTGTTAGAGCTCTCAATCTGAATTAGGGTTAGAGTTAAGTTAATCGGAAATATGGTTACATAGCTTCCCTTGAAAATCACCTTAGTTTAACTATTCTTTACTTTTTAACATGGTGACACTTAAAGCTGATGTGTCAGTGTTTGGTGTAATGCAACATACTGgcttaaaaataatgttttttttaaaatgaggtGATCTTAAAACCACCATCTGCAAAAAAGGAAATTACTTCTCGCCAAACTGACGCAAATCTTGTTACCACATACACTCGTTTAGACGCATGCGGATGTACTTCCGTGCCACTCACATAACTGAATTTGTAAATCAGCTCAAAGTGATGCTGATGGAAACGTTTTAGCCAAAATCAGAACATCATATCTTCATCTTTACTGTAAACAACCTCACCTGGGGTTTTTAACCAACAAGGACTTGATGAAGTCAACAGCCAGGGAGGAGATCCCCTCGAATGTGTCCTGCGAGTACTCTACGTTGACTTGGGAGATGTTGAGGAATGTCTCCTGCTTGTCGTCACCCAGGAAGGGAGACTCGCCCGTCAGCATGACGTAGATCAGGACACCAATACTCCtggcagagagggaggaagaaagggaaGGGGGTTATGAGGCAATTTGTCAACTTTGATGGTTACAGAATCTGTTTTGCGACACACTGTAGCACAACAGGTTTGGCTGTCTTTGTCTGTGCTGTGGTAAATCAATAATTAACTGCAAGTATGAAGTAAAGATGATCTTGTGGTTAAAGGTCTAGACTGTCTTTTGCACGCTAGGGAGGTGATGTCACTGTTCTTAATATGTCTTTATTCCCAGAATTAAAGCACAGACTAAATGAGTTCTGCATGGCACCCACTAAAATGAGTGGAAATAGTCTCATTAACTTCAGCAGCACACTTACCACATGTCTGTAGCAGTGGTAATGGGTTCATAGTTCAGGATCTCTGGTGCTGCAACAGAAACACATGGCCCCAATTAGTCATGATAAATTGCACTGAAATTGGAAAGACAGGTGATTCTTGGTATTTCAGGGCTAAAAGCAGGACTCACCCACATACTCTGGGGTACCCAGGATCTCCCTAACTTCTTTGACGTTGTCCATGCGTCTGGACAAGCCAAAGTCCACAATACGAATGTCCCCCAGAGGTCTGGCACTGGTCAGCAAGATGTTCTGGGGCTGGAgaagatgcacacacagattagACAGAGGTATGTGACACAATGACTAATGATTATTCAAGAAGCCTGAGGTCTGACATCTGAGGTCATTAATTACATGTCAGTGTGAATGAGTCAAAGCATTTGAAGTAAATGGTCTCAAGAGGATATGGGGTCTGGTTCGTCAGTCAGCATCTAGCTGCTCCTCTGAGATCATCCTCTAAGCCTATCAAATGAGTCTGAAAACAGGTAGGATATCCCTGGCAACCACTAGGATGACTCCATGGTTTGTATGTGCAAATACTGTAGTGTACGTACAACTGTGCTTCATTCTGGGTCAGACTGGCCTAATGCCAGAGTTGGTTTGAATatctgaaataaaacacaagaggAGAAGACAGCCCAAGGCCAACTATCAGACCTGATTCACCTCTTGAAAACACTGAACCTCACACTATGTTTATATATAcaccaaaatattttaaaagaatcAGTCCTGCTAAACCAAGGATGTGATGTATTTGAACCAATCATCTAAAACAtatgcagtgtttttcagtcgcttatttacttttaaaagaATCATGTGTAATGAGAAACCAGATACTTGGTTAATTTGACTGCCTTGTTACCTCAGGGCCCATTAAAGAAAACACGATAGTTCAGTCAGATTCTTTTACCGACTGATTCCTCGTGGGAACTGGGACGTGACACACTGAATGAGTTGTGGTTGCATAAGAGAAATCATATCTCCCTCAGTCTGACACTCCAGGGAATAGACTGTCCTATATTGTCATATAATCTTTCAGTGTACTTACTTTCAGATCCAGGTGCACCACATTGTTCCGATGCAGGAAGGCCACTCCAGTCAGGATCTGCTTGGCCAGCCGGATCACATCTTTCTCTGTGAAGGCCTCGTCATTATCGGCAACACACTGATTGAAGATTTCGCCACCGGCAGCGCTGGAAGGAAAGCACAGGAAGgaaaactgagaaaacaaaacaaggataagatgagaggaaaagaaCTGTATATGGATAGCCACCCAGTGGAGTTTAGTTTGGCTTACTTTCATTTTGGATTATTAATTTTAACGTGTCATAATAAATTGCACCTTAAACTGTACAAATACACCCTTCCTCTCAGTTTGAATTGCACAAGCTGACAATAGCAAATTCCAACCCATCCGATTTCCCATCCGTCATTTCCACTTTCTTTAAAATTACGTAACACCCCGTCTCATTTGTGTACTTTGGCTTAGAGGAACAAAGGCAATCCACATCTACACATTGCATGCGAGTCCAACATGAATCAATATAATTTTTGGTACACCGCCTCCGTGTGTACCTTCACCTTCTCAGGAATATTACAGGAGATAAGAATGGTCATATCAGCTTACAGCAGGTTCAGATAAGGCCTTATACAGTCTGATATATTGCAGGTTAACTTACTAAATCAAAACCGAGGAAACAGAAGCGAACACTGGCCAACTAATCTAAGCCTAAACCTTTTCTTAATATAGAAAGGAACAGATCTTTAGCTATAAAGTAGCCAGAGAAGGTAGCAGGAAAGTAGTGTCAAGTTGgtaactatatactgtatgagccTTAGCCTGCATAGTTTTTTGCTCATTTCGCTCAAAACAACTTATTTGTAATGGATTATTCCTCATTGGAATTTAGTAATTAGACAACTCAGTGGTGACTTCTCACATTTTTGTGGAAGGAATAGTCAGATTTCTGCCTGGTCTTGCTGCACTTGTGTAACAACGTTAAGTAAAGTGGAGACATGGTGGATTTACGGTGGATGCTCCATCAGTCAGATCAATGCCTGAAGCTGACAGTTCACCCAAGAAACTAGAGCCATGTGTGGGGGATTTAGATGGCACATATGCTTTTTATCTTCAGAGGAAAACTTTGTGACCAGGCTGGTTACATAACCAACACCACCCAATCCCCTGTTAGCCTCACAACCCTGCACTCTTTACTATCCTCAGCTGTGAAAATAGCACCCATGTTTTTAGGGATTTCAAGGATATCCATCATTGGTCCATATAAAGTTCTTTTTTGCTCCCAGCACCAAATACTTGACCTGCCACCTACCCCACTTGTTGCAAACATGCTCAATCCCACTTAACAACCCCCAAAGAGTTTAGAGAGCAGTGGAGACATACAATGAAACTCTGCACTCAATGTGTTTACATTGATCTGTACATTTATACTAAATGCAAGCAAGCCTGGTGTTAGAGGGTTTTCATTTGGGAGAGGAAATAAAAGACATATGAGTGTGGTTTTTCGGACGCTTTTATTGTTGAAAACTGCAATAGAAATGCCTCTTATTGAGTTGGTGTTATATAGAAAATGAACTTAAACTTTAATCTGTCAATTTAACATGGATTTGACCTATTACTGTAGCTGTTTGAACAATTAAAGGCTTGACATGACAAAGTATTTCAATAGCTTCATTAAGCTGTCAGCAGAAGCCCTGAGAGGATTTAAAATCTTGATAAAGACCATCTTGTTTAAATTCAACAGACTGCACACATTCTAGCCAAGCACTTAGAAATGATCTGATACTTCCCTGAAGTCTAAATAATGTCTCCATGCTCTCTTTCCTTTCAAGAGAGTTAATGTACTCGCTACTTCAGTGTGTAGGAGACATCCTCCCCTGCGCCAAGCTGCAAGAAAAAACCCACTGCAGCCAACACGAGTGAGGGCACGGAGAAGCTTAACAACCATTTGAAAACAAGAGCAGAGAACAGATGAGCCTCAATCTCTGAATAAGAGGATACTGAGCAAGAAagaggcaaaaataaaatatttctctaTTTTAAAGTGGTAAATCAATTCAACCTCCTTTTAGTTCTGCAGGTCAAAGCCTTTCTTGGCTGACCACCAAGCTGGGTGCTCATTGACGTCACCTTGTCAGACAGTCTAACCTGTCTGTTGGCTGAACTGTCCAGAAAGCATTTATAGTCCAGTATAGTCCAATTAAAGCCCACTTTTTTACAATACACTTTCGTATATGTGGAAAAGCAGGAATCGAAAGACTATGCTTCCTGGAGAATTCATCACCGTGACCATTTTTAGCTACCGTgcacaaaaaaaactttcagaGCTCAGAGGTGATGCATGTTCATTTTTCATCAAAGTGACCATCTCTCAAACTAGTCATTATGCTGGGGATTTCTGTGGTACTGACGCACGCTGGAGCTACACTTTCAAAGATGATTAGAATTCAACTTCTCGCTTCCATTTCTCTGACATCACCAAGGATGTGGTTGTGGCTacgtgaagtgtgtgtgtgcactacaTTATACCAGCGTGGTGGTGTGCTACTTTTGGGAGCCATGCTTGCTGCTTACATTTAAACCCACAGGAAATGGAAAATGGTTTGCAATTCTTGAAACTCATGCTGAGGTCAGACAGTTTGAAGATGCAGCTTTTCAGTAGACATTCATTGCGAGTGCTCCTGCAGCTTTTAGGACAAATGTACAGTGCAATAGATAATAACTGATAAAAGCACGAGTTGATATTTAAAAACCAAGCTCTTCAAGTGCTAAAATATTGTGCATGTGCTGACTGCTTGATTTTATGCTTGAAGACTCCCAGTGCAGCTCCATTTGGCAGCCGAAGAGGAACTGTGAACCAGTGCCAACTGACCTCCTGCTATGTTTTCTCTGCATGCATACAGGGGTGAACTGTGGTGCTACTTCCCCTTTCACACTTCAGTCAGAGGTCAAGCACAGGCCCACCCCCACAGAGAGGTCTTTGTTCTGTGGAGGCATTCCATGTCTGGGATGTGGATGACTAGTAAGGACTGGGAAGGAGAGGGCTTCCTGCCTGAACATCAAGCAGTTCAGGGACAGGGTCAGGGGAACATGGTTCAAGCCTAATTGAACAGTGCTATCTCCCTGTAACGAGGCGAGCAAGGTAATTAAGATTCTAAGTGTCCTTTCCAAATCCTAATTAGAGGCAGTTATTAGAGCAGTCACAGAACACTTACTGGATATGCATCATGTCATTTAACACCTAACCACAACAGACCGaagccagacagacagctgggTCACTGAATGAGCAACTCGACTCAGCTGCCGATCAATTTACCTGCATGTGAAGGCAACAAAGTCTAGAGTACTGAGCAATATGTTCTCACAGTTGGGTCTAACTGACTCATTTGTAGCTCGACATGTTATTTTCACACAGTGAGCATGGTGTAGTTCTGCCACATTGGTGTTTAAAGTGACAGTTCCTGACAGCCTTTTAGCATAACAAGAAACTGAGGTGTTGAGGCTACGATGAGACAAAGAAACtaaccacagagagagagagaatttccATTTAAGGCATAGTTTGTCTAACAGTAGTGCAAGGCTATGCATTTCACACgtgtgcgttttttttttttttatgtgagaATATTCAGCTAAGCCAGGAAGGGTTTTTCACAGATCAGATAGATATATAAAAGCAGAACATTCACATGAAAACACCAAAGCAGTGACATTCTCGTCATGCGAAATACAGGATGTTGCATGACGTGAATGTACGATTTGATGTGAGGCTTTCCCAACTCAAACATTGTTGCTTACTAAGTAGAAAAGAATGAATGTTAGGGGGTTCTCTAGAAGCCAGTTTGGTGTCCTCAAATCCCTCAGACATTCTGCATGAGAAAAACTCCAGTCATGGAAAGTTTTTAGTAAGTGATGATTAAAGGATTTTCATCTCCCTAATGATTGAAAGCCTAATCATTTTATCCCAGTTTTCCTGGCATGGCTCAAACATATACAAGTGAGGAAAGTTTAATAGGCCATTTAGATTACCACCATCACTTTCTTCTCATATAAGTGGCGGTGCAAGAGTCTGTGCATGAGAGTttgaatacaaaaacatttggagTCACAGAAAAGGCTGTTCAAATGTGATGAAGAATCTCTTTTTTCAGATaacttttaaagacatttgtgttgtttctgtaaTATCTACAGTATTGTCTTACCACTCCAAAACAAGGATGATTTCGGTTTTGGTTTCGTAGACCTCATGCAGTGCCACCACATAGGGGTTTGCCTTGGCCGACTCCAGCACGGCGATCTCGTTTAAGATGTCCATGCGGCAGTCCTCGCCCTTCCGTCGCTTTCGCAGAAACTTGGCAGCGTACTGCTTCCCTGTTGCCTTCTCAATGCACTTTTTTACCACCGCAAACTTTCCCCTGGGAAACAAAGAggggagagagcgagaaagtGATTAGTGAGGAGAGAGAATAATCACAACCACATTACTGgcttttcaaatatatttgGTCAGAGTTGGTTCTGTTCTGTATCCAAGTAGCCAACTGGACCACTGGAATAAATTTAGGTCATTTAAACTGCAGCAAATGAAAGGCTAAAATTACTGGACATACTCATGACAGTTAAACTGCTATGAGGTGAAACCTAGATTACAGTGCAAGACATTTGGAAAAGCCCGCCAACCGGCCACGAGTGCAACACTGTAGGCGAGGTTAAAGAACAGTTCAGAGATAAGGTTAAGTGGCATCATTTGAATACAGCCACTGCTATTGACCACTGATATGTTTAGCTGAGGAGGCGTCATTAGACATTCGTTAGAGATTTcccctgttctcctcctcttcctctagCCTTCAGGAGGCACTGACAGGAGGCAGATAAGGCTGACAGTTTTGGCAAGAGCTGCTGAATAGTGGGCAGGGACCTGATAAGGCTAAGGCCACTTTATaggtcaaacaaaaacaaagagatgCAACAGCTTGGTTGCTGGATTTTACTTGTAAAACATGAGATTAAAAAAGAACATCCACTTTTACAACCTCATCACTACCATTCATTTTTCTGCATATACATTGATGGATGCATAGGAGGTGTTAAGGGTCAGCCGTGGGTGTGGGCAGGATGTCCGATGTGTACAGAATTGCCTCTCTGTGTCAAGCTGACCACAATCGCCAGCCGTCCCTCCCAGGCTGATAATGAGGCCTTGTTCACTTCCCTTTCttcacagctgacagcagcagggaCAAATGGAATTGTGTTGACACCTCCGTCCAGACCCTCGGCCAGGGCCTGCTTTTCCTTTGACAATCGTACAAAAGCTGACCAATCGGCTTACTCAGCAGCCCAGAGACCAGGACCACCCACCTGACCGTGGCTGGGTAGGACAGGCAGGGGGTCACTGCTGTTACAGTCAGGTTGGAGCCTAAGCAGCATGCTAAAATGGACACTGTAACTTCAACATCTATATCCAACTCAATGTTTTAATGAGCTACACAATACAGATGCGCAGCAGAAGGCTTAGGAAAAGTGAACACAGGATGTGAAAAGATGACTACGAACTGAGCAGAATCTAAATGATGTGGCCAAGTCAGAAAGGTCCAGTCAGCATGGTGCCAGTCATTTCCCCACACAGCGTTACTCCAAGCCCACTGTGCTgcagaccaaaaacagcaacTGTTCTGGCCAGAGCCTGGTTCTGTTTTGGCTACCACCCTGACTGCTGTGAGgtctgtttcttctcttttgctGTATCCCCGTCTCGCAGAATGGTAATGATTCATTGTTCAGAGTGAAAAGACAAATCCGTCAGAGCCTTTTCATCCTTAATTAGCCAAGTTCAGAGCAGCTCACTGTGGGCTGGGAACTACATATGGAGTGAAAAGGAATGACCGCTGGCCGCGGAAAGGAGCAACAGGAGGTCTTTTCAAAGACAGACAACAGGTCAGAGGTTACTAAATATGGCCATCTTCCAGCCAGCTATGTTCACACTCCATGTTTGTCCGCCATGTTTCTAGGCAGATGCACAGAACCTCCTGGTTATACATAACATCACAGCactttaatataatattttacacattaatttAGTTTActttttagctctttttttagctctgttaaAGTAGAAACACtctgactaaaactaataagtGCTTTCTCAAACATCCTGTCTGGATCCACAAACACAATTATATAGATCAAACAGCTCATTTGCAGGGTTATCCTCAGTAGAATCTGTCTGAAACTAGTCTGTCATCAATCATCAACTTTACTGTGACACACAAAACTAATTCCTCTCCAGCACTGGAGATGGTGATAATTTGATTGAGAAACTGGTTTCCTATAGAGTCTGCGTTTTGTCTCCCTCAGTCAGGGGCACTCACTCATGTCTGAAGTGCAATGAGAAATGACAGCTCTCACAGTTCTCATTTGACTGTTTCACAGACAGACTGCCACGCAACATGAGTTCCTCTTCCTGCTTTCGAGTTGTCACAACATATGTTTGTGCACAGTTCTGCAGGGGACCATAACTCAGCAAAGCTTGATGAGAAGGTTTTGAAAATAAGACTAATGTGCCTTATTGCTGCTTAAAACTTCAAGAGATTTGAAAGAAGCATTTGGCGGAAGAATTCAACTCAGGCATCTACAAGTTCTAATATTGTCAACATCCCTCCTAATGTACAGACTATATAGCTGATCTACTGGCATGCAGCACTACGTACATTCCTGCACTTAATGTGATTAAGGATGTTATTGGGTCGGACACATgggaagaggagggaaggaggatgTAGGATTGAGGTATGAGGGTGAGAGGGGAGAGGCTGTTGTGGCCTACACTCTATAGGCAGCCTCATACCAACCCCCTCACCCTCCCCTCATTAGGTCCTGGTTGCTGTCCCAGGGTGTCTGACAAGGAAAACTGCAAGTGAATC
This genomic interval from Siniperca chuatsi isolate FFG_IHB_CAS linkage group LG21, ASM2008510v1, whole genome shotgun sequence contains the following:
- the stk17al gene encoding serine/threonine kinase 17a like, encoding MPDSATMSKNGMVTAIHTRIRVDPFTANYDLVGKELGRGKFAVVKKCIEKATGKQYAAKFLRKRRKGEDCRMDILNEIAVLESAKANPYVVALHEVYETKTEIILVLECAAGGEIFNQCVADNDEAFTEKDVIRLAKQILTGVAFLHRNNVVHLDLKPQNILLTSARPLGDIRIVDFGLSRRMDNVKEVREILGTPEYVAPEILNYEPITTATDMWSIGVLIYVMLTGESPFLGDDKQETFLNISQVNVEYSQDTFEGISSLAVDFIKSLLVKNPRKRATAEEGLNHPWLNSLPHPHSHPHLHARSASSLDEPEMSQSESEPESPAPSPELDLIGSYLMCPGQGELKTGRDTFSFSEPPFPTRPEIQQELMC